From Balneola sp. MJW-20:
GATCTGTTTCAGATCACCCAGATCTATAAGATATCCTGTTTCGGGATCTGGTTCTCCTGCAACCGTTACTTCCAGAACATAATTATGGCCATGCCAGTTAGGATGGTTACACTTACCGTAGGTATCTTCATTCCACTGATCCGATTTATTCGGATTATGGAGACGATGGGCAGCGTTAAAATGGGTTTTTCGGGTTACAAAAATCAATGGAGACCTGTGTTTAATTTTTATGTAAAACCATCATGACCTCCGATCGGTTCCCTTCATACGATTTTTGATCCAAGCTTTTCAATTCAAATAAAAAAAGAGACCCTTGCTTCCGCCCGGGTCTCCTGTGATCAGCACACCTCACATTACGTGAGACGTATTCTTTAAGAGTTGATTGAATTACTTGATCAGCGTCATTTTACGCGTGATCGTGGTATTATTACTTACAAGCCGGTAGATATAGACACCACTTGAGAAATCAGCTGCATCAAATACAACCTGATTGCTGCCCGCTCCGAATCGCTGCTGATTTGCCAGTGTGGCTACTTCCTGTCCCAGCATATTGTATACCTTGATCGTTACTTTCTGGGCCTGTGGTAATGAGAAGCTGATATTGGTCGTAGGATTGAAAGGGTTAGGGTAATTCTGTTGAAGAGTGATGGATGATGGGACGTCGCTACCTACTTCGTCTTCATTAGAAACGCTAACCTGACTTACATATCCCAATTCGTCCAGCGCGGTCCAGCCCGTTATCCATAAGTTATTGGGGGCAAATGCACCCACATAATCATTATTATCGAAAAAAGGGTCTGTCAGATCTTTAACAGCAGATGCATCCAGTGCCGGAGATCCTGCAGATGGACGGGGATCCAGGCCATTTGAACCTGCTGTTCTGCTAATGCCTTCAAATGCGGGATCCGCAACACGATTACCGTTTACAGCATTACTGAGATAGTCACGGGTATGGGTCTGGTCGTCATCACCGTCATCTGCGGCAAAGTCTGTGATCGTATTACCAGCACCAAAGCCCCACCATAGGTTATTCTGAAGGATGAGGTCTCCTTCTTCTAACCGGGTTTTGGAATCGAAATCAGCCACTGAACCCTGGCTCTCTATTGAAATACCCAGTCCGGCGTGGTCACCGAATATGGAGTTGTAATACTCACCGCCGGTATTATCACGAAATATGAGCAACTGCTCTCCGTCGCCAGCATTGTTAGTAGCATCAATACCTGCTCCCAGGTAAGTTGCGTTATTTATGACCGGGCGTGCAATAGGTGAAGTGTTCTCATCTCCGGTTGCTCCATCCATTTCAGCTGCACGGCCATAACCGTCATCCGGATTTCCGGGGCTTTGTATTGCAAACCAATACTGATGCTTACCGCGGAATCCTTCATCCCAGTCGAAAGCATCGTCGGTATTAAAAGCCGAGACCAGGTATCTTGTATTTACGGTTCCGCCAAAGAATTCAAATCCATCGTCATTAGACGCAATAGATTCAACATACTCTATAACTGTACCCGAACCGACACCACCAAGGGTCAACCCTTGAATTTCATTTCCGGCAGCATCTCCAACATTAATACCTGTGTGACGAATCGAAACATAACGGAGTACACCGGAGGTATCGTTATCAACCGTTCCGCCATATCGTGCATACGCTTCCGGGTTTGCGATCTCATTAACCCCTTCAACTAATTTCGTGCCATCTGCTGTCGGGTTGTTTGTAGAGGCATATCCCAAAATAACCACCCCTCCCCAAAGTCCGCGGTCTAATTCAGTGAGCGTACCATCATCAAATTCAGAAGTAAAGATAATGGGGTCTTCTGCAGTTCCTTCAGCATATATCTTTGCCCCCTGAGTTACTACAAGTCCTGTTGCACTGTTACCTGAACCAAACACTCCCTGTATCACCGTACCGGGTTCTATGTTCAGAACAGATCCGGGTTTAACAAAAATCATCTCCGTTAAGAGATAAACATTATCGCTTGTCCAGGTGTATTCCTGATTTTCCTGAAGATCTGCATCAGCTATCTGTACCACAGTTTGTGCATATGCACCGGCTGAGAATATTAAAACAGCCAATAATAATGTGTATCGTTTCAACATGGTTGATTAGGTTTGATTAGGGTTATTTAGAAGATATATGAGACACCTAAAGAGATGGTTCTGCCCAGTCGGTAGGACTGATAAATAAACTCTTCATCATCTAATTCGTGAGACAGCCTGATATCGGGATCAAGCAGATTCTGACCAGATAACTTTACAGAAAGTCCGTTCCGCAAACTCTTACTTGCAACCAAGCCAAGTGTAGAATACCCTCTCTCAAATACATCAGGTATCGCGCCTAAAGCCACGGAGTTGAGGCGATCGCCAAAATGATTAAAGCTTGAATTGATACTCAGTCCGGAATTGGGGTTAAAGTACTCCAGATCAAGATTGATCAGGTAGGGAGACTGCCCTGTAAGCTGTCTGTATTTATCAGCATCCGGGTCGTTTATTCGGATATTAAACAGCTCAGCATCGGGTATTCTGACCCTTGATTCAACGAATGTCAGATTACTTGAAAAGGAAATGTTTCTGAACATATCAGCCATAAAACCCAGGTTCTTCCTTAATTCAAATTCAACCCCGTAAACCTGAGCATCCGGGACATTTCTAACAGTTTGGGCCCGGTTTATGTCTACCCTTACAACCCGTTCAATCGGGTTTGTTAGGTCTTTATAGAATGCAGACACTGCAACTATCTCATTTACATTCGGGAACCATTCCCATCGGATATCAGCATTTTTAATAAGGGTTTGTTCCAATCCGGCATTACCGGAGAAAATAAAGTCACCAACAAAGTCGAAGGTTGTATATGGAGCAAGTTCTCTGAAGGTTGGGCGAGCAATTGTATTCGTATAAGATGCACGAATATTCATCGACTCGGTGACCGAAAATACTGTACTGATCGAAGGCAAGAGATCAATATTATCCAATGATCCTATTTCAAGAGTACTATCAGCTGAAATAGTATTTATCTCCGCTCTCTCCTGACGTAGCCCGCCGACTACCTTCAGCCATGAAGTTACTGGCAATTCAAACATACCATACAATGCAAAGATCTCTTTATCTGCTTTATATGTATTCTTTATGTTTGATGCATCACGAAGCGTATTACCAAATATCGGACGACCTGAACTTTCTGTTTCAACGATACCGGTATAACCGAAATACCCATTTACATTGTCCATGAAATCTGTGAATGATAACGGAGCTCTAGTACCGCTTAGATACTCAAATCTGCTTTCGGTGAAATTCCTGTCGACCTGCTGATAATAAACACCGGTCTTAAAAATCGCTGTGTTTCCGCTAAGGAATCGAAATGGAAGTGAGTAATCAGCAAAGTAGTTAACACTTTCTTCATCCAGATCGCGGAAGAATCTTGCCGGCCGCTGTATCAATGCAGTGGATAGTGATAAGAACTCATCTCCGGTTGCGGGGTCTGTTCTTCTGAGGAAGGTAAGGAATCTCAGATCTGGCTCTTCCTGTGTATTATTGGCAAGGGACACGTTCCAGTCTATTTGTGAGTTACCTAGCCCTGGAAATACATGCTTTCCCTGCAACTGATATGATCTTAATGACCTTTCAGTATAACTTATTACAGATGATTCATAAATATCATTTGGCACTTCATCAGTCCAGATACCAGAGAGATTCCTGCCATAATGGGTCGCATTCTGAGTGATCAGCACATTAGAAGACAGCCTATTATTATTGTCGAGCTTATAGGATAGACCAAAAAGTCCCCCCAAGTCTACACTTATCGATCCTTTAGAATCATCGAGATCAAAAAGATTTGTTAGTCCGTTAGATTCATCGAGCCCACCAATCAACTGCCATCTTCCGGTCTTACCATCAGTGTAATTGGTGGCAGATCTACCATAGCTCAGACTGGCGGAGTATCCTAAAGCATTTCCAAACAGTCGGGCCTGATTGCCATAGGAAATACTGGTACTGGTGTTGATCGGGAGTGTCCTCATCATCGGAGCCATTTCGCTGTTAAAAGCGGTGGTGAACTGGTCTAGTGTCTGCGCAAGTGCAGGATCAAATCGCGCTGCTGTTTCAGAAGGAACAGTAAAACCCGGCTCCGACTTTAGGTCCTGAACCGCTTTTGGGATATCCCTTAGTCCATTGTCAAATGCTAAAAGATCACTGCTGCTGGTCTGTGAAAGAAAACCCTGCTGACCTGTAGATAGCGTATTATAGGATGATGAAAAGGAAACGGAAAATGTCTCTGATTCCGGGAAGGACTTTGTATTTACATTAACGAGTCCACCCGAGAAATTTCCCGGCTTATCCGGAGTAAATGATTTAAGGGTCACGATATTTTCCAACAGATTTGACGGAAAGATGTCAAACTGGAATGATTTTCGATCAGGGTCAGCAGAAGGCAATTCCACACCATTGAGATGTGAGCTGGAGTAGCGGTCTCCGAGTCCCCTTACATATACATATTTCCCGTCTATTACAGAGGCTCCTACTACTTTCTTCATGACGCCTGTGGCATCACCCACACCGGTTTTGGATATGGTTTCTGCTGAGATGGCATCACTGAATGCAATGGACTTTTGTCTTTCGCGCAGCAGGCCGGCTTCATTATTCAGGATAGCAGCTGCAGAAACTACTACCTCATCCAGCATTTCAGTTTCTTCCTGAAGAGTGATGTCAAGTTGTAGCGTTTCTCCGTCCCCTACCTTTACTCCCTCAATAAGCTGGGTTGCATAAGAAATATAGGTCACTCTCAGGGTATAGGTACCCGGTGCTACATTAGAAATAGTATACCGACCATCCAGGTCAGTTGCCGTTCCTTTGGTGGTGGTGTTTATAACTACATTAACACCAATAAGGGTTTCACCAGTCTCGGCATCAACTACTACACCGGTTATTTTACCGGCATTCTGTGCATCTACTGTAGATGAGAAGAGCAGTGCAGAAAAAAGAGTTAATATGACCTTTTTGAAATTCACTTGTGTGCAGATTTGTTTGGGTTCACGCTTTATCATTACGCGAATCAAACTAATACACACACTTTGTGTAACTGTTAACGGCCCGTTATCCTTCTGTTATGTACCCGTTACCTATATGTAATCAGCCTGTTAACTGAATATTAACAACCTGACTCAGGATTCAGAATCGGATCTTTCAGTATTTTTTTCGGATTCTGCTGATTCTTCTTCAGCTTTTTCTTCAGGTGTTGTTTTTTCGGGCGTAGTTTCGCTTTTAACCGATTCGTCAGCTTCTTTTTTCTCGGATTTCACTCCGTTTGTAACTGGTCGGGCATCGTCATCAAATATCCCTTCCGGGTATTTACCATGAGGGCGGTCGCCCAGAAGATCTCTGAGGTCGTGATGATTCAGCACTTCTTTCTCAAGAAGGGTCTTGGCCAGTTTCTCGAGCTCATCACGATGTTTATTGAGCAGTTTGAGTGTTCGATCGTGATTCACTTTTATGATGCTTCGTACCGCTTCATCAATCTCTTCAGCCGTTGCCTGTGAATACTTTCGGTTAAATCCGTAGCTGTTGTCGGGATTCTGAGAATCCTTCAGTGAGA
This genomic window contains:
- a CDS encoding T9SS type A sorting domain-containing protein — its product is MAVLIFSAGAYAQTVVQIADADLQENQEYTWTSDNVYLLTEMIFVKPGSVLNIEPGTVIQGVFGSGNSATGLVVTQGAKIYAEGTAEDPIIFTSEFDDGTLTELDRGLWGGVVILGYASTNNPTADGTKLVEGVNEIANPEAYARYGGTVDNDTSGVLRYVSIRHTGINVGDAAGNEIQGLTLGGVGSGTVIEYVESIASNDDGFEFFGGTVNTRYLVSAFNTDDAFDWDEGFRGKHQYWFAIQSPGNPDDGYGRAAEMDGATGDENTSPIARPVINNATYLGAGIDATNNAGDGEQLLIFRDNTGGEYYNSIFGDHAGLGISIESQGSVADFDSKTRLEEGDLILQNNLWWGFGAGNTITDFAADDGDDDQTHTRDYLSNAVNGNRVADPAFEGISRTAGSNGLDPRPSAGSPALDASAVKDLTDPFFDNNDYVGAFAPNNLWITGWTALDELGYVSQVSVSNEDEVGSDVPSSITLQQNYPNPFNPTTNISFSLPQAQKVTIKVYNMLGQEVATLANQQRFGAGSNQVVFDAADFSSGVYIYRLVSNNTTITRKMTLIK
- a CDS encoding TonB-dependent receptor domain-containing protein — protein: MNFKKVILTLFSALLFSSTVDAQNAGKITGVVVDAETGETLIGVNVVINTTTKGTATDLDGRYTISNVAPGTYTLRVTYISYATQLIEGVKVGDGETLQLDITLQEETEMLDEVVVSAAAILNNEAGLLRERQKSIAFSDAISAETISKTGVGDATGVMKKVVGASVIDGKYVYVRGLGDRYSSSHLNGVELPSADPDRKSFQFDIFPSNLLENIVTLKSFTPDKPGNFSGGLVNVNTKSFPESETFSVSFSSSYNTLSTGQQGFLSQTSSSDLLAFDNGLRDIPKAVQDLKSEPGFTVPSETAARFDPALAQTLDQFTTAFNSEMAPMMRTLPINTSTSISYGNQARLFGNALGYSASLSYGRSATNYTDGKTGRWQLIGGLDESNGLTNLFDLDDSKGSISVDLGGLFGLSYKLDNNNRLSSNVLITQNATHYGRNLSGIWTDEVPNDIYESSVISYTERSLRSYQLQGKHVFPGLGNSQIDWNVSLANNTQEEPDLRFLTFLRRTDPATGDEFLSLSTALIQRPARFFRDLDEESVNYFADYSLPFRFLSGNTAIFKTGVYYQQVDRNFTESRFEYLSGTRAPLSFTDFMDNVNGYFGYTGIVETESSGRPIFGNTLRDASNIKNTYKADKEIFALYGMFELPVTSWLKVVGGLRQERAEINTISADSTLEIGSLDNIDLLPSISTVFSVTESMNIRASYTNTIARPTFRELAPYTTFDFVGDFIFSGNAGLEQTLIKNADIRWEWFPNVNEIVAVSAFYKDLTNPIERVVRVDINRAQTVRNVPDAQVYGVEFELRKNLGFMADMFRNISFSSNLTFVESRVRIPDAELFNIRINDPDADKYRQLTGQSPYLINLDLEYFNPNSGLSINSSFNHFGDRLNSVALGAIPDVFERGYSTLGLVASKSLRNGLSVKLSGQNLLDPDIRLSHELDDEEFIYQSYRLGRTISLGVSYIF